From the Butyrivibrio fibrisolvens genome, one window contains:
- a CDS encoding fumarylacetoacetate hydrolase family protein: MRLYTIEVNGKECVAVAQGQSQDLILLDSIGICVKDMNELITRFTELEPKIKKSLEEYAAKSLSTDEYRLLAPIPVPIQDVICLGVNYSEHIKETAPLADFTDKTDAVYFSKRVNRSNDPGGSIPVYDHVDSLDYEVELGVVLKEDAFGISVSEADKYILGYTIINDVSARNIQLKHKQWYRGKSLDGYTPMGPCIVTADEIGDAHNLAIECYVNDEKRQNSNTSYMITTVEEAISELSQGMTLKAGTIIATGTPGGVAMGMKTPKFLKKGDVVRCCIENIGELENKVGE; this comes from the coding sequence ATGAGATTATACACAATTGAAGTTAATGGAAAAGAATGTGTAGCAGTAGCACAAGGACAGAGTCAGGATCTGATACTCCTTGACTCCATTGGTATATGCGTTAAAGATATGAATGAGCTGATCACAAGATTCACAGAGCTTGAACCTAAGATAAAAAAATCTCTTGAAGAATATGCAGCTAAAAGCTTATCAACAGATGAGTACAGGTTACTTGCTCCTATCCCTGTTCCCATTCAGGATGTGATCTGCCTTGGAGTTAATTATAGCGAGCATATCAAAGAGACAGCTCCCCTTGCTGACTTTACTGATAAGACAGATGCAGTCTATTTTTCCAAAAGAGTTAACAGAAGTAATGATCCTGGCGGAAGCATCCCTGTATATGACCATGTTGACAGCCTGGATTATGAAGTCGAGCTTGGAGTTGTCCTCAAAGAGGATGCATTCGGAATATCTGTATCCGAAGCTGATAAGTATATACTCGGCTACACTATCATCAATGACGTAAGTGCAAGGAACATACAGCTAAAGCACAAACAATGGTACAGAGGTAAGAGCCTAGATGGCTATACTCCAATGGGACCTTGCATCGTAACAGCAGACGAAATAGGCGATGCCCATAATCTTGCGATAGAATGTTATGTCAATGATGAGAAAAGACAAAACAGCAACACCTCATACATGATAACAACAGTAGAAGAAGCTATCTCTGAACTCTCTCAGGGCATGACCCTAAAAGCAGGAACCATAATCGCCACCGGCACTCCCGGAGGCGTAGCCATGGGCATGAAAACACCCAAGTTCCTTAAAAAAGGCGATGTTGTAAGATGCTGCATTGAGAATATCGGTGAACTTGAGAACAAAGTTGGCGAATGA
- a CDS encoding HD-GYP domain-containing protein: MNRLIKSGWILGTIIFIIAVIINCLFSYISMKIGIPPILGLAGSMAIAIMAGYFPAVWVVMFTHIITGIFINQFLYYTLINILIVIITAYYSQKGYFKRRSKIVRYVLITSCISAVLSGVIVGETGEINAEIMRDSMPFNVFSLSSMELLLLFAVVIFFIAIPAQIIGLVIAFFIVRIIPEDIKKTLHNFGWLQKPIDDEEVELFNRTRTRVITTNTVFIIALISTCLTVLLLVASIGSRLFIEHTQDEHEKLAKGVSEMVAKVIDGDRIDEYIASGGYGYEYEKMYKALENIRSISGDIEYVYVYKIMPDGCHVVFDLDSEDVVAADPGEVVPFDPTFEQFVPSLLEGGDIDVFVSDDYYGWLLTSYTPIHNSKGETVCYAGADISMKYLSNYTRQFFIRLLILCSGIIIVIIITGLWIAKYRIIYPVNSMVERARFFKYDSEEARIGNVELLEDLDIRTGDEIERLYNSFLQVTKDSMKSFSKMQQKSDYIEKVQANLIVILAGMVENRDESTGDHIKKTSMYTLIIMKNMRKMGIHLEALTDEYIDDVYKSAPLHDIGKIRITDAILNKPGKLTPDEFEVMKQHALYGGEIIEKLLESLTQASYLEVARDIAMYHHEKWDGSGYPYGLKGEEIPLSARIMAVADVFDALISDRVYKKAFPFEKAMSIIQEESGTHFDPEVVKAFMLDPEDVRAAADMLKKDK; encoded by the coding sequence ATGAATAGACTTATAAAAAGCGGATGGATCCTTGGAACTATTATATTTATAATTGCCGTTATCATAAATTGTTTATTTAGTTATATATCTATGAAAATTGGTATACCGCCTATTTTGGGCTTGGCAGGTTCTATGGCTATAGCTATTATGGCGGGATATTTTCCTGCAGTATGGGTTGTTATGTTTACTCATATCATCACAGGTATTTTTATCAATCAGTTTTTGTACTATACTCTCATCAATATTCTTATTGTCATTATTACAGCTTATTATTCTCAAAAAGGCTATTTTAAACGCAGATCCAAGATTGTCAGGTATGTACTGATCACTTCTTGTATCAGTGCAGTTTTAAGCGGCGTAATAGTAGGAGAGACTGGCGAGATCAATGCAGAGATAATGAGAGATTCAATGCCTTTTAATGTATTCTCTCTATCTTCTATGGAACTGCTACTTTTGTTTGCTGTTGTTATTTTTTTTATAGCTATTCCGGCTCAGATCATAGGCCTTGTAATTGCTTTTTTTATAGTCAGGATCATTCCTGAAGATATAAAGAAGACCTTACATAATTTTGGCTGGCTTCAAAAGCCGATCGATGATGAGGAAGTTGAGCTTTTTAACAGGACCAGAACCAGAGTTATTACGACTAATACTGTGTTTATAATCGCGCTTATCTCAACATGTCTTACAGTACTATTATTAGTTGCTTCTATTGGCAGCAGACTCTTTATAGAGCACACTCAGGATGAGCATGAGAAGCTTGCTAAGGGCGTATCTGAGATGGTAGCCAAGGTGATAGATGGTGACAGGATAGATGAGTATATAGCAAGTGGGGGATATGGTTATGAGTATGAGAAGATGTACAAAGCACTTGAGAATATACGAAGCATATCCGGTGATATCGAATACGTATATGTTTATAAGATAATGCCTGATGGCTGCCATGTTGTCTTTGACCTTGATTCGGAAGATGTTGTAGCTGCAGATCCGGGTGAGGTAGTGCCCTTTGATCCTACTTTTGAACAGTTTGTTCCCTCTCTTTTAGAGGGCGGCGATATAGATGTATTTGTATCTGATGACTATTATGGATGGCTGCTTACTTCTTATACACCTATCCATAATTCAAAAGGTGAGACTGTATGCTATGCAGGCGCAGATATATCTATGAAGTATCTGTCCAATTATACAAGACAGTTTTTTATCAGGCTCCTTATTCTGTGTTCAGGAATAATCATAGTGATCATAATTACAGGACTTTGGATAGCCAAATACAGGATCATCTATCCGGTTAATTCTATGGTAGAAAGAGCCAGATTCTTTAAATATGACAGTGAAGAAGCCAGAATAGGCAATGTGGAACTTCTAGAAGATCTGGATATCCGTACAGGTGATGAGATAGAAAGACTCTATAACTCTTTTTTGCAGGTTACTAAAGACAGTATGAAGAGTTTTAGTAAGATGCAGCAGAAGTCTGATTACATCGAGAAGGTTCAGGCCAATCTCATAGTGATTCTAGCCGGTATGGTTGAGAACAGGGATGAATCTACAGGCGATCATATAAAGAAGACATCCATGTATACCCTTATCATTATGAAGAATATGAGAAAAATGGGTATACACCTTGAAGCCCTTACAGATGAGTATATAGATGATGTCTATAAATCTGCCCCTCTTCATGATATAGGCAAGATCAGAATAACAGATGCGATTCTTAATAAACCGGGGAAGCTTACGCCTGATGAATTTGAGGTCATGAAGCAGCATGCTCTATATGGTGGTGAGATAATCGAAAAGCTCCTTGAATCACTTACTCAGGCAAGCTACCTGGAAGTGGCCAGAGATATAGCCATGTATCATCATGAAAAATGGGACGGCTCCGGTTATCCGTACGGCCTCAAGGGCGAAGAGATCCCGCTTAGTGCAAGGATCATGGCTGTTGCAGACGTATTTGATGCACTTATTTCAGACAGAGTTTATAAGAAGGCATTTCCTTTTGAAAAAGCCATGAGCATAATTCAGGAAGAGTCAGGAACACATTTTGATCCGGAAGTAGTTAAGGCTTTTATGCTGGATCCGGAAGATGTAAGAGCAGCTGCAGATATGCTGAAAAAGGACAAATAA
- a CDS encoding HD-GYP domain-containing protein, with protein MLARSSVIVFTTAIISHVICLMITYIAVRIVPADIKKLLNEFGWLQKPVKDSELEQISKTETRKTKIGTVFAISLISTCLVVLVVVAIVASSLFVQHTKDQRERLAVGASHMVANIIDGDRVDLYIQSKGNTQEYKDIKGALENIKKMSADIEYIYVYKIVEDGCIAVFDIDTPDMKAADPGELVPFDASLYEYIPALLKGERIEPFISNEYYGWFLTSFIPVYNSDGETVCYACADVSMKYLGVYRRNFVVRILILCSGMIVVIIITGLWVSKYRVVYPVDTMVMMFKDFRYDSEEAKKANLALLSKLEIRTGDEIERLYNFFVQVAKDSSKSFSKMVQKTDYIEKMQSDLIVILADMVENRDESTGDHIRKTSMYTLIIMRQMRRMGIKSGMLTDDYIQNVYKSAPLHDIGKIRIPDAILNKPGKLTPEEFDIMKKHSVYGGAIIDELIESLPQASYLEIARDIALYHHERWDGTGYPEGLKGEEIPLPARIMAVADVFDALISDRVYKKAFSFEKAMDIIKEESGTHFDPDIVKAFFAVSDEAMETAKKQSGKS; from the coding sequence ATGCTTGCCAGGTCGTCTGTCATAGTATTTACTACTGCGATCATATCTCATGTGATATGTCTTATGATAACCTACATTGCAGTAAGGATCGTTCCTGCTGATATCAAAAAACTTCTTAATGAATTTGGATGGCTTCAAAAACCCGTTAAAGATAGTGAACTTGAACAGATCAGTAAGACAGAAACCAGAAAGACTAAGATAGGAACTGTCTTTGCAATATCTCTTATAAGCACATGCCTTGTAGTGCTTGTTGTAGTTGCAATTGTAGCTAGTTCTCTTTTCGTACAACATACAAAAGATCAAAGGGAAAGACTTGCTGTCGGAGCATCTCACATGGTTGCAAATATCATAGATGGGGACAGGGTTGATCTTTATATACAGAGCAAAGGAAACACGCAGGAATATAAAGATATAAAAGGCGCTTTGGAAAATATCAAAAAGATGTCTGCTGACATAGAATACATCTATGTCTATAAGATAGTTGAGGATGGATGCATCGCGGTATTTGATATAGATACTCCTGATATGAAAGCTGCAGATCCGGGTGAACTGGTGCCGTTTGATGCATCATTATATGAGTATATCCCTGCTTTACTAAAGGGAGAGAGAATCGAGCCTTTTATATCTAATGAGTATTATGGCTGGTTTCTTACCTCTTTTATTCCGGTATATAACTCGGATGGTGAGACAGTGTGCTATGCGTGTGCCGATGTATCTATGAAATATCTGGGCGTATATAGGCGGAATTTCGTAGTACGTATTCTGATCCTGTGTTCAGGAATGATCGTAGTTATCATAATCACAGGACTATGGGTATCTAAGTACAGAGTTGTATATCCTGTTGATACTATGGTCATGATGTTCAAAGATTTCAGATATGACAGCGAAGAGGCCAAAAAGGCTAATCTTGCGCTTTTAAGTAAACTTGAGATCCGTACAGGCGATGAGATAGAGAGGCTCTACAATTTCTTCGTTCAGGTTGCCAAGGACAGTAGTAAGAGTTTTAGCAAGATGGTCCAGAAAACAGATTATATAGAAAAAATGCAGTCTGATCTTATAGTCATACTGGCTGATATGGTTGAAAACAGGGATGAGTCAACCGGTGATCATATCAGAAAGACTTCAATGTATACTCTTATTATCATGAGACAGATGAGGCGAATGGGTATAAAATCAGGCATGCTTACCGACGACTATATACAAAATGTATATAAATCTGCCCCTCTCCATGATATAGGTAAGATAAGGATTCCTGATGCGATTCTTAATAAACCCGGTAAACTTACACCTGAAGAATTCGATATCATGAAAAAACATTCTGTATATGGCGGAGCTATTATTGATGAGCTGATAGAATCTCTTCCACAGGCAAGTTATCTTGAAATAGCAAGGGATATAGCTTTGTATCATCATGAGAGATGGGATGGTACAGGATACCCTGAGGGTCTTAAGGGTGAGGAGATTCCGCTTCCTGCAAGGATCATGGCTGTTGCAGATGTTTTTGATGCGCTTATATCTGACAGGGTCTATAAGAAGGCTTTTTCATTTGAAAAGGCGATGGATATCATAAAAGAAGAATCAGGAACGCACTTTGATCCTGATATAGTCAAGGCTTTTTTTGCAGTGTCTGATGAAGCCATGGAGACTGCCAAGAAGCAGAGCGGGAAGTCTTAA
- a CDS encoding glycoside hydrolase family 27 protein, with product MASDKITRTSREQPQVISSKDYRYDSFNNGKTFEGKKKRLPAMGWNSWNAFGSGNTEALTKAMADRFIELELDKAGYEYLVLDDGCYNSERVDGKLTNEPLKFPSGFKALADYIHAKGLKFGMYNDIGTNLCAGSAVGTCGFEDVDAVSYTDWDIDFLKVDNCYYLWDNATFSNGENARYTYAPRIKAVKLVSRDGSEYTYNAVTDGVITGRHARIEESYVTNIGTFDGTNIGNTPVGDQSSELTFDLKNVTEGSYKLYVTYATGKEAGVGEWLQVAVSDGSMSDFFFDNLVESTKGPEDFKENYVCDIAVKGGDTVLRLMNHRRQENTLCSYAAMYNSLKEADPNKDILLSICEWGKTMPGDWGYKVGDSWRILNDITFQVGRDGDPGRGYWEADGTCSITSQYDKCVIMDEFASLERGWNDPDMMVIGMGDVDETMAKTHFAMWSMMNSPLMLGMDLRKVEKGDYIWNIITNQDIIALNQDELGVQAKRVWSSLADKDADKVYLMDHDRVDILAKPLASGDIAVSFINLSGEDNTNKIEISLDNIVNAIEGKMADPEIFKGAQSYKIKDLWTGEENSLLGENVSVDGLKAHDNVTLRVSPIR from the coding sequence ATGGCTTCAGATAAGATCACTAGAACATCAAGAGAACAACCTCAGGTAATTAGCAGTAAAGATTACAGATATGATTCTTTTAATAATGGAAAGACTTTTGAGGGCAAAAAGAAAAGACTCCCTGCTATGGGGTGGAACAGCTGGAATGCATTTGGAAGCGGCAATACAGAAGCTCTTACCAAAGCTATGGCTGACAGATTCATAGAACTGGAACTTGATAAGGCAGGTTATGAATACCTTGTTCTTGATGATGGCTGTTATAACTCAGAAAGAGTAGATGGAAAGCTTACTAATGAGCCACTTAAGTTCCCAAGCGGATTTAAGGCACTTGCAGATTATATCCATGCTAAAGGCCTTAAGTTTGGAATGTACAACGATATAGGAACCAACCTCTGCGCAGGATCAGCAGTTGGAACCTGTGGCTTTGAAGATGTCGATGCAGTAAGCTATACAGATTGGGATATTGATTTTCTTAAAGTAGATAACTGCTACTATCTCTGGGATAATGCAACATTCTCAAATGGTGAGAATGCAAGATATACTTATGCTCCAAGGATTAAGGCAGTAAAGCTTGTAAGCCGTGATGGAAGCGAATATACATATAATGCAGTAACTGATGGCGTGATAACAGGAAGACATGCTAGGATCGAAGAATCCTATGTTACTAATATAGGTACTTTTGATGGAACTAATATAGGTAACACACCGGTTGGAGACCAGAGCAGCGAGCTTACCTTTGATCTAAAGAATGTAACAGAAGGTTCTTACAAACTGTATGTAACCTATGCTACAGGAAAAGAAGCCGGCGTTGGCGAGTGGCTCCAGGTTGCTGTATCAGATGGAAGCATGTCAGATTTCTTTTTTGATAACCTTGTAGAAAGTACTAAGGGACCGGAAGACTTTAAGGAAAACTATGTGTGCGATATAGCTGTAAAAGGCGGCGATACAGTTCTTAGACTTATGAATCACAGACGTCAGGAAAATACACTGTGCTCTTATGCAGCAATGTACAACTCCTTGAAAGAAGCTGATCCTAATAAGGACATACTCCTTTCAATCTGCGAATGGGGCAAGACAATGCCTGGCGATTGGGGATACAAAGTGGGTGATTCCTGGAGAATCCTTAATGATATAACATTCCAGGTAGGAAGAGACGGGGACCCTGGAAGAGGATACTGGGAAGCAGACGGAACCTGTAGTATCACATCACAGTATGATAAATGCGTAATAATGGATGAATTCGCCAGTCTTGAAAGAGGCTGGAACGACCCGGATATGATGGTTATTGGAATGGGAGATGTTGATGAAACTATGGCCAAAACTCATTTTGCCATGTGGTCTATGATGAACTCACCACTTATGCTTGGCATGGATCTTAGAAAGGTCGAAAAAGGTGACTATATCTGGAACATAATAACCAACCAAGATATCATAGCCCTCAATCAGGATGAGCTGGGCGTTCAGGCTAAGAGAGTGTGGTCAAGCCTTGCAGACAAGGATGCTGATAAGGTATACCTTATGGATCATGACAGGGTAGATATCCTTGCAAAGCCCCTTGCTAGCGGCGATATCGCAGTATCATTTATAAATCTGTCCGGCGAAGACAATACTAATAAGATAGAAATCAGCCTTGATAATATAGTAAACGCTATTGAGGGCAAGATGGCAGATCCTGAGATCTTCAAAGGCGCACAGTCATATAAGATCAAAGACCTCTGGACAGGTGAAGAGAATAGTCTTTTAGGAGAAAATGTTTCAGTAGATGGACTTAAAGCTCATGACAATGTGACACTTCGCGTATCACCAATCAGATGA
- a CDS encoding HlyD family efflux transporter periplasmic adaptor subunit: MKDYELDEQAIDNNGVYSNVADGDGDIANEDTSSESIIGEGDILEDSSNKDLIDEDKIYEKMIGEDLIGEYNIHDDMLSDELADEDTINEYPTNEESLGEDSINDDSTNEDLLDEDFAYEDESLEDAFEDDESGESALSNKKDLKISPKAVLIKCGNGIKSHKKMVFAAIAVCLAGAVGVSALSFAKAKGEEVEAVPAATEQIIKQDLSKSIAVNGTIASSASYSLSSEVTDVTVSELNVSVGDRVKAGDVIAVLDTTSLEKSLEIANKNLETTKEKNELDVDASKRSYSNATESASTQNERAKDDVDKAQDELNKSTNDMNTASKDVDTTKADSQSKDAAVTSAKDDVTNATNNANSKSDAATKTQKEYDNAVSALSDAQAQLDTAKANAQTAIDAAKTKVDTAQAAYDTALSDKNAAQSTYDTAKSAYDTAAAELEDLRSQKDSENPPEDIDTQISNKESDVATKKADMDTAKQTLDDKTSAYDTASSTLDSAKTELSNAQNSQELKDAQAKYDAALEAKNKAEQANDTAQTDSKNAQRDLESKQSALTEAQTAQSEAKSKQSEAQSKYDTAKSQTKTNQESLDKAKENQEDTKRSSDKSVADSADSVTSSKLSAESSELTAQQEVDKITAQIEKATIIAPFDGVITVLDVKQGDTYKGGELALLQDDSGYKVSATVDQYDISDIYEGMKVTIKTDTTGDELMDGILTFVSPVPKATTASSSTNESAGTSASTDYPIEVTITNPSDRLRIGMTAKLTIIQQEVTDALTVSESSVQIDDNGQPYVEVVTGTDADGNMETQNISVSYGLKTDYYVQIIGDGISEGMEVKMPDLMTDTGSYEDTGDFTEGMY; encoded by the coding sequence ATGAAGGATTACGAATTAGATGAGCAGGCAATAGATAATAACGGGGTATATAGCAATGTGGCTGACGGTGATGGAGATATTGCTAATGAAGATACCAGTAGTGAGAGCATTATTGGAGAAGGTGACATTCTTGAGGATAGTAGCAATAAAGATCTGATAGACGAAGATAAGATCTACGAGAAGATGATAGGTGAGGATCTTATTGGCGAATATAATATCCATGATGATATGCTGAGTGATGAGCTTGCGGATGAAGATACAATCAATGAATATCCTACCAATGAAGAGTCATTGGGTGAAGATTCTATAAATGATGACTCTACAAATGAAGATCTATTAGATGAAGACTTTGCCTATGAAGATGAGTCTTTAGAAGATGCTTTCGAAGATGACGAGTCTGGTGAATCCGCTTTGTCAAATAAGAAGGATCTTAAGATAAGCCCTAAAGCAGTTCTTATAAAGTGCGGCAATGGTATTAAGTCTCATAAGAAGATGGTCTTTGCTGCAATTGCTGTATGTCTTGCCGGCGCTGTGGGAGTATCGGCGTTGTCTTTTGCCAAGGCTAAGGGGGAAGAAGTGGAGGCTGTTCCGGCAGCTACAGAGCAGATCATCAAGCAGGATCTGTCCAAGTCCATAGCAGTAAACGGGACTATTGCAAGTAGTGCAAGTTACAGTCTTTCTAGTGAAGTGACGGATGTTACGGTTAGTGAGCTCAATGTGTCTGTTGGTGACAGGGTCAAGGCAGGAGATGTCATCGCAGTTCTTGATACTACATCTTTAGAAAAATCCCTTGAAATTGCTAACAAGAATCTTGAGACTACCAAGGAAAAAAATGAGCTTGACGTAGATGCTTCAAAGAGAAGCTATTCTAATGCCACAGAGTCAGCTTCTACTCAGAATGAGAGAGCCAAGGATGATGTAGATAAGGCGCAGGATGAACTTAATAAGTCTACTAATGACATGAATACTGCAAGTAAAGATGTAGATACCACCAAGGCTGACTCTCAGAGTAAGGATGCTGCAGTAACAAGTGCCAAAGATGATGTTACCAATGCTACTAATAATGCAAACAGTAAGTCAGATGCAGCTACTAAGACTCAGAAGGAGTATGACAATGCGGTAAGTGCTCTGTCTGATGCCCAGGCGCAGCTTGATACTGCCAAGGCCAATGCTCAGACTGCTATAGATGCTGCCAAGACCAAGGTAGATACAGCACAGGCTGCATATGATACAGCTCTTTCTGACAAGAATGCTGCCCAGAGTACTTATGATACTGCCAAGAGTGCCTATGATACAGCTGCAGCTGAACTTGAAGATCTCAGATCTCAGAAAGATTCAGAGAATCCTCCGGAAGATATAGATACACAGATAAGTAATAAAGAAAGCGATGTTGCAACTAAGAAGGCAGATATGGATACAGCCAAGCAGACGCTTGATGATAAGACATCTGCCTATGATACAGCTTCATCTACTCTTGACAGTGCTAAAACTGAGCTTAGTAATGCTCAGAATAGTCAGGAGTTAAAAGATGCTCAGGCCAAATATGATGCAGCCCTTGAAGCCAAAAATAAAGCAGAACAGGCCAATGACACCGCACAGACAGATAGTAAGAATGCTCAAAGAGACCTTGAAAGTAAGCAGTCAGCTCTGACAGAAGCACAGACAGCTCAGTCTGAAGCAAAGAGTAAACAGTCAGAAGCTCAGTCCAAGTATGATACTGCCAAGTCTCAGACTAAGACCAATCAGGAAAGCCTTGATAAGGCCAAAGAGAATCAGGAAGATACCAAGAGAAGCAGTGATAAGAGCGTTGCAGACAGCGCTGATTCTGTAACTAGTAGTAAGCTTTCGGCAGAGTCTTCTGAGCTTACAGCTCAGCAGGAAGTTGACAAGATCACAGCTCAGATTGAGAAGGCTACGATCATTGCTCCTTTTGACGGAGTTATCACAGTCCTGGATGTAAAACAGGGAGATACCTATAAAGGAGGAGAGCTGGCTCTTCTTCAGGATGATAGCGGATACAAGGTATCAGCTACAGTAGATCAGTATGACATAAGTGATATCTATGAAGGTATGAAGGTTACTATTAAGACTGATACAACAGGGGATGAGCTTATGGACGGAATCCTGACTTTTGTATCACCTGTTCCTAAGGCTACAACAGCATCTTCCTCTACCAATGAATCTGCAGGTACATCCGCTAGTACAGACTATCCTATAGAAGTTACCATCACTAATCCAAGTGACAGACTTCGTATAGGTATGACTGCCAAGCTTACTATCATCCAGCAGGAAGTTACAGATGCTCTAACTGTATCAGAGTCATCTGTTCAGATTGATGATAACGGTCAGCCATATGTGGAAGTAGTGACAGGAACAGATGCTGATGGCAATATGGAAACTCAGAATATATCAGTATCATACGGACTTAAGACAGACTATTATGTCCAGATAATAGGAGATGGAATCTCTGAAGGCATGGAAGTTAAAATGCCTGATCTTATGACTGATACAGGCAGCTATGAGGATACGGGAGACTTTACGGAAGGCATGTACTGA
- a CDS encoding metal-dependent hydrolase, whose protein sequence is MLGRTHFFVGMAAALITLRPESLPVVVAGTGAAAIGGVISDIDSGTSTAHKEADKIVMAATLALGAVIIIEYNFHIGIYRRLLADSNIYRIITGSAAFLLLCVFGMRQPHRSFMHSLLALFLFSSCVGIIFPEVAPYFAIGYASHLIIDLLNRKHEKILWPMKKGYSFNLCSSKGYVNKLMMAAGIFISAIYISTLPYVQEAYATMLAVLKLN, encoded by the coding sequence ATGCTTGGAAGAACACATTTTTTTGTAGGAATGGCGGCTGCGCTTATAACCTTAAGACCTGAGTCACTGCCTGTTGTAGTAGCAGGAACAGGAGCTGCAGCAATAGGCGGCGTCATAAGTGACATCGATTCCGGAACATCCACAGCTCATAAGGAAGCTGACAAGATAGTTATGGCGGCTACACTTGCCTTGGGAGCAGTGATCATAATAGAGTACAACTTCCATATTGGTATATACAGAAGATTACTTGCTGATAGTAACATCTATCGGATCATAACAGGAAGCGCCGCTTTTCTTTTGCTATGTGTATTTGGAATGAGGCAACCTCACAGGTCATTTATGCATTCGCTGCTGGCACTTTTTTTATTTTCATCATGTGTAGGGATAATATTCCCGGAGGTGGCGCCGTACTTTGCGATCGGATATGCATCACATCTGATAATAGACCTTCTAAACAGGAAGCATGAAAAGATACTCTGGCCCATGAAAAAAGGATATAGCTTCAACCTCTGCTCATCCAAAGGTTATGTAAATAAATTGATGATGGCTGCCGGAATATTTATATCAGCAATCTACATTTCGACACTTCCATATGTGCAGGAGGCATATGCAACTATGCTGGCAGTACTAAAGCTGAATTAG
- a CDS encoding ABC transporter ATP-binding protein: protein MSDIMIDARGIIKRFNIGKENELEILHGVNLKVRKGEFVSVVGQSGSGKSTLMNIIGILDKPTKGSYILDGIDIAKAKDNQLCAIRNQKIGFVFQTYNLIPRTSALKNVELPMLYAGVKARERKEKAMELLELVGMGERTDHKPDELSGGQKQRVAIARALVNDPAIILADEPTGALDSATGRAVMDLFHKLNEEKGITIVFITHSNELAEETGRILTLRDGMIIGERQGTNHNSYVKAASNF, encoded by the coding sequence ATGAGTGATATTATGATCGATGCAAGAGGCATCATTAAAAGATTTAATATTGGTAAGGAAAATGAGCTTGAGATACTACACGGAGTGAATCTAAAGGTCAGAAAAGGAGAGTTTGTATCCGTAGTAGGTCAGTCAGGATCCGGCAAATCTACTCTTATGAATATAATAGGTATACTGGATAAGCCTACGAAGGGATCCTATATACTTGACGGAATTGATATAGCCAAGGCCAAAGATAATCAGCTATGTGCAATACGTAATCAAAAGATCGGTTTTGTATTCCAGACTTACAACCTGATCCCCAGAACAAGTGCTCTTAAGAACGTGGAACTTCCTATGTTATATGCAGGAGTTAAGGCAAGAGAGAGAAAAGAAAAGGCCATGGAACTGTTAGAACTTGTAGGAATGGGCGAAAGGACAGATCATAAGCCTGATGAACTTTCAGGTGGTCAGAAGCAGAGAGTTGCTATAGCAAGAGCTCTTGTCAATGATCCTGCCATAATTCTTGCCGATGAGCCAACAGGAGCTTTGGATAGTGCAACCGGAAGGGCTGTCATGGATCTTTTCCATAAATTAAATGAAGAAAAAGGAATCACTATAGTCTTTATAACCCATTCTAATGAACTGGCAGAAGAGACAGGGAGAATCCTGACACTTCGAGATGGAATGATCATAGGCGAAAGACAGGGAACTAATCATAATTCCTATGTTAAGGCAGCAAGTAACTTCTGA